The Choristoneura fumiferana chromosome Z, NRCan_CFum_1, whole genome shotgun sequence DNA window TTTTTGACTCATTTCCAAAGATCGGATTATCGGATACCTTTCATACCTAGTACGTTGCACGGAGCTGTATGGCAATATATGTAGATGGCAAACATAACCAAGTAACTCAAGTAGCAAAACAGCTTGTAGTAAGCTTGACATATTCTACGTTTTCGTATCAATAATGCTAAAAAATTTCGTTATAGTTTCGTTAAGTCGAAGTAGGTATTCGTTTAGaatctaataataattaactattGCCAAAAAACATTTCAAGATGTGCCCAAACCAAACAGATTTATTGCACATACTTCGAAAAATGTATAATCCCAAGTTAAAGGAcagtttatatttatgttaaataaaacaaaaactattgtATAGGTACCATAGCAAGATTCTTGCTGGTATAGTGGCCTAAATGTGGTTTTCCGAACCTCATATTACTAGTACTACGATGTATCGTTTATAAATGTTACTGTAAGTTTAATTTGAATAGTCATTTTCACAAGGAACTGACCAGGGATTGACTCATATCACCTATCCTGAGGACCGATTTTATAAATCTCACTCAAAAATACATAGAGCCGGATTTAAGAGAGGCATCCGGGACTCTAGCCCCGGGGTTTACACAAGGGACCCCAcacatgttttaaaaatatccaaATTTATACGGTCCAAccatttttaacatttatatttcaaaattacatgtaggtataattttgacTCTGGTAGACTTTATCCACctctacttaattaatttatgtgACGATGGAAGCAATTGCACTGAATgttgatattatatttatttaacttagatGTTATCTTGGTCGGTATAGggatcttttatttattttaagatgtTTAGAGTTTAGGCACTAACTAATCTCCTACATCCCAGTCAtttctaatttactttgttAAGCTAGCTTTAATGCATAAAagaattgtaatttaatttttgttttgaaaaatcacGTTTCTTGCGGCGTATTTTTGTCAATGATAGTGTTTCCGAAACCGATGATAgtataaaaaaccggctaagagcgtgtcggagacGCCCGAGATAGGGCACATGTTTTTTATAAGATAAGTGAAAATAGTTAGTGAATTATAAATCATTACCTTTGTTTCAACTCTGAATCATTTTTTCAGCGATCCTATCTCTGTACCTGCGCGACAAGTTGGGCTACTCGGACAATGGGGCTACCGTCATTTACCATGTGTTTACGATGTTCGCGTATTTCTTCCCTGTGCTGGGTGCCATGATCGCCGACGGCTGGCTAGGACGATTCAAGTAAATTAGATTTTTCATGTTTCATATCTAAATAGGTAAAGTGACGCATCATTTCAATTAAGTACATATAGTATTATGTATTTAGAAATTTATGAATTGTTAATTGTTCGTATGAAGCATGCTGCATTGGAAACTGTGGCTATTTGTATGCCTTATGGCGCAACATAGTGTTACTGAAAATTACCTGTCATTTATATTCACCTGGTTTCacctatgtttaacaaataaacgtatttgaatttgacGCGATAGTTGCGTGACGTATTTGACGCCGCTGCTGCGTTTGTCTCCACAAATCGCCACGTGCACCTCATTTCAATGCAGCAGCTCCCGCGTTGTTAATGTATGTATTTTCAGTTTcagtatataataattattcacttttatacaaaaaaataacttaaaccacagttgactgtacttaaacgATTACCCCTTTACCCTTTTATGGCTCCCCACATTATGGCCTAAGGCCATAAGGattgtatgaaaatccattattgtccgctgctctaaattttttttgcttactaacatgaAAAGTGACAACCTTGATCTACCCCAAATACGCCATCCCACCCCTAAACACGTCCATCGATCCCTTACTTCACTTactctgcagtaatgtattatatttattcgtttttCAGAACTATATTGTACCTGTCGCTGGTGTATGCATCAGGCAGCGTATTGATATCATTGACAGCCATGCCTCCAGTCGGGCTGCCACAGTTGTAAGTAAATGAAATAGCGGCCGTAATGTTACTTACTTATATCTTTTTTAACCtcgtaagtaagtaataataagaATGCAAATGTCCGCGAGTTTAATTCGCTTATTGCATACCTATAGTATGCATACGTCTAAGAAACCATCTATTTCGTTTTCTCGGCTTGCCTACGGAGAATCGTAGCTCGAGCACATTGTGAGAAAATGGATTAGTTAGGTATTACAGTCTAcagttaacttttttattaatttaaaataataaattactaaaCCTGTTGTCTGTCTATTATCTCTTATATTTTCCGTCTTATCCAGATGCCTTTAAGCGTGGAAATGATCGTGCATCGTATTTTCCTATAGGTACCTTACGCATTAGGAGTGCGTCCGGGTGGCAGACACTATACATACACACACCTATATTATGATCTATTTGGAAACGCTTAATAATGATGTGTCTTAAGCTAAATAATACGCCTATCTTTGCACACAAAACCAAAACCGGCATTATGCCGCCGTGTCATTAATTATGTTAGcatctaaaaataatttatactcAAACACACATAATTCAAAAGCAGACGTCCTTATCATTTAATGACACACAACTGTGTAATAAAATCctaacattataatataatataattatatgtctTACATTCCTGATTGGCAATCATAATGCTGTCCTCTAGACAGTTAAATCATTTACAGAGGTCATTAGCCTCAAAGACACTCAAAAGACATTCTCTCTCCGTGATGTGATTGTTGCGCATATATATGCATGATCCAAAACTGAAGCTTatgtaaaataaacacataataatatgtaatctgttttatgtaagtaagatataatagtatattattaCGTAATTCATGACTtatgacgctcgattttcacgataatttgtatattttaatgtaaaatatttattaagttaaaagtacctacatggtTCACGGTACAAAGGTTGGAATCtctagtaagtataaaatacctgtgtcAGGAGACCCCACTCTTCCATTACAAAAAATCTCTATCAATAGCTACAAACTAACTGTACTATGTTGTACATACAAatgagtgagtgaatgagttTATGAGTTACAACAATAACAAAAGTAGGGATAcaaaattgtgtgtgtgtgtgtgtgtgtgtttgtgaataagtaagtacttataattatGTGATATGATAGCTTAGTACAGATACACAATGTATTATTGCTTAACAAGTATCTAAagtaatttgcactttaatgtcgaatatttcgcaaaaatatcactggatcgaaaaatcgtcttagcaaaccactaatgtttttaaaagacctatctaacgataccccacactatagagttagatgagaaaaaaaaaccacccccactttacgtgtatgggacctccctaatttttttagggttttttattgtaccattttgtcggcatagtttacatatatatccgtgcaaaattactgctttctagcattgatagtccttgagcaaagccgtggacggacggacagacagacagacatggcaaaactataagggttccgtttttgccattttggctccggaaccctaaaaattaacgTCAACCAAACactataaattttatatttattaccactAGGGTTTTCGCGTACCCGACCTTTTTTAATACCCGGGTATACTTATAGTTGCAATACTTGCTGAAAAgagacaatacggtatttgactactcctgattttgccatatcttaatattattatgaaaatatagatatacagatagtgtttagcgaagagaaaatttaaatcggttgaaaattggatttatagtatttttttgaaaaatctatatacctgtctctttctcaaacgcttttctctatgcagcaagtatggcggtactggcgtgtaacgtcacatgccagtatgtctttctctgtctaatcttgaatttcaaacctttataactttgttatctgtaaaggtagcttaaaaattgtttttctattcgataacaggcattgtgtagttttaatttataaaacatgtacaaaatagtcaaataccgtattggactgaaatttgacgatttACAGGTACTAATAAATTTCGTTGCATAACATATTTTTGCTAACTTGTAATAAGCGCcctaatattattagaaaacacaaaattacaAGTAACCAAGTTGGCTGAGTGAGGTAAACCTTTGGCCATCGGTGGACTTcgcaatgaaaaatataaatcttgGCGGGAACAGTAACGTCAaagtaaaactttttttgaaatttctaaCTGCGGAAATGGTTAGGGAAGTCTTTGGATCAATTTACACTAGGTGTGTTTATTCCAGAAACTACATCCGATAATCAAAATAACGGATACCGCGTATGCAGATGCAGATCTAATagattcaaatattttttttaagtgtacaTTAGTAGGAACAACAAAGAATTTCATCAAATtcttcaaatttattttataattaaagttaaaaaaataaatgtttttttttctaaagttgATCCTGTCCTTTTGGTGACGGGTTATTAGATATTGATAATCGTCATCGTCGGATAAatgcaaaatattgtttttttcgtCGATTAGGCCTTAAGAGGCTGACAAGAcctaattttgttgaaattgatgttatttaagcagttttttaagaaaaactatttgttctagctcatcaaaaaaaaaatgttaatattcaTCATATTTCAAAGATAATGGACGGACTCGATACATAATAGGACAAAATCggctcgataaaaaaaaattgcaaagatTGGTCTAAAATCATCTTTAAACGGTTCtatgtctttattttttagacgtaTGAGTCTGCAATTAAAAACATGAAGTGAACATATTCGTATCTAAATAACTAACGAgtcatatttcacaaacaatccatacttttttttatttcaatatttatttattattatcatctaaAACCCGGCTGCTCAGTTACAGCGACAGTGGGCTCTCGTTTACTCCGATACAAACAGACAGTGTGCGTCGACGCGCAGTGCTAGACGGGCCTATGCTTCTCGCTTGCGCATCGAAAACTTGTGTTAAAAATCTATGAACTGTGTGCATACTTATCAGAGTTTAGTTTATAAGAAgcgtaaatatttaattaagcgtgctaactgtaaatattatattataatgggGAATAAAGACTAGTAATGCAAAACTACCGTGATAAGTACAAGTTACAACtaataatttgaattaattaattaattatttattattaatttatcattaattaattaattaatttgaatttttagacTCGTTATGcaacaaaaactaataaaatgcacttataatattagttattaggacttatattttttcacttgttTTTTATAACTCTTATTTTACTATGCAACATAATTTACAAGTTACAACCTTaatcactaatattattagcttgtacttattCACTTATATATTTATGGGTGACACtctcccggcccggataataccgggatggaaataccgaccctgtttttcgtgtatacGCCCAtaatagaagctcctgtcagtttctatgggcgtgtacacaaaaaacagggccggtatttccatgtcggtgttatccgggccgggaaggAGTGTCACCCACcacttatattttattatgcaacAGAAAAGTACAAgttactttattatgcaataggcccgctgccttagtagaataggtagaagcatcgaaacAAAGAGCATCGAaataaggaactgatctatttattaggtgactgATCTATTCtgttggtgatcgaattttgataatcaaactataatttaggatacaggtttacattaatctgatggcttatacttagagacagatttgattaatttcatgaccaatatatttcttagggatagatataataattagggtatcgcagtttagtgacaaatctaaatttaagtgacaaaatatagttcccttttaattttaaggtaaggCTACTTAGTAATAATTTTGTGTGATTTTCGATGAATTCTTTGATCAAAGTGGGTCTGTCTTTGGTACCCGGGTCTGACAATGAAATAGTACCCGGgtactaaaaatttaatttacccCGGTTTACCCGGATCCGGGTACCCGGGTAGAAAACCCTAATTATCACTAATATTACTAATGTGAAGTGTAGTTTGTTTGTTCCTCTTGCACGCCTTAACACTGAACCGTTTGCTTGAAATTTTACATCATGTTAGGATACCGAAGAAACAATACCTACAGCCTTGGCCAAAAGTATTAGCACCCTTCAAAAACACATATACATTCATGTGTAGAGGGAAGGAACACAAACTCTATGTTCATACCGTCAGCAAATTATGGAGTGTAGAGAGAAGGAACACAAAAACTGTGTTCATACCTAGGCGGCGCTACAGTAGCTAAAGGGTAAATTTTAAGGGCAGCTTTATAACGATCAACACAGTAAAATCACTCAATAATGTTTTCAACAGATCACGAAAATTTTATCTCCGTCCTCACACCAGTTAGATACTTAAGgagtattatgtatttatttactctaataaattatttaaaatactctTGTTATTTTTCGGCTATCTGGAGGAATTTGAAACTGTTATTTACCGTTTAAAGGCTGTACAATTTTGCAACTTTTCCCCCAGCAACGCAACGCAAAGTGCTTATGAATACACACGTCACACGTGTAAACTTAATCTGTATCAACTATGTATGCAATTTGTTGCAGAGAATTTACAATAATAGCACTGTTGCTGATAGCGTTCGGCACGGGTGGCATCAAACCGTGCGTGTCCGCGTTCGGCGGCGATCAGTTCCGGCTGCCGGAACAGGAGAGGTACCTCGGCTACTTCTTCAGCCTCTTCTACTTCGCCATCAACGCTGGCAGCCTAATCTCCACGTTCCTGACGCCTATACTTCGAGCTGATGTCCACTGCTTTGGTGACAACGATTGCTACTCTCTGGCGTTTGGTGTTCCCGGGATACTTATGGTTGTTTCTATTTGTAAGGGCTTTTAACTCAATGTTTTTCTATTCATAGTCATCATTTGCTTAATGCTCGTAGTCTGTTCTCTACCCGAATACGAATCATGACGGGAGAAACCGTAGGTAATAATGATAACGAATTAgacttaaaaaccggccaagagcgtgtcggacacgcccgaaatagggttccgtagccattacgaaaaaataaagtaggtaatatttttctaaggatttcgtattttataaatacggaatcttccaagtttaggtatattttataccttaggctgctatttactcttaaactactattaattctcaagcaaacttagccgttatagttttccttgaaaatttttccatttttttcaaatttttccacccaccggcttagattttagagggggggggtgctcgattttaatgaaaatttgcactttaaagttgaatatttcgcaaaaaaaaacactgaatcgaaaaatcgtttaagcaaacccctaatggttttaaaagacctatccaacgataccccaccctatagggttggatgagaaaaaaaatcacccccactttacgtctatgggaggtaccgtaaaaatttttttttttgaatttttaatggttctattttgtcggcatagtttacttacatatccgtgcaaaattacagctttctagcattgatagtccctgagcaaagccgcggacgaacagacagacagacagacatggcgaaactataagggttccgttttggcaATTTTGGAGACTATGCAGTATTTATTATAAGGTGTTGGTTAAAATATTCCTATAACCACTTAAAGCATGTGTGAGATTTGAGTCACAAcatttaagtaaataagtaaaatagaTATTGACATAATTCAGATGTTTTTGTtgtctttaaatttattttaatttgtttcagtGTTCTTCGTGGCCGGCAAAAGGCTATATATTATAAAGAATCCTGCCGGTAATGTGCTTGTGAAAGTCTCCTCTTGCATAGGGGTAAgtatgtacataaatatttttactgtattgtattgtacctaccttttaGTAAACGTGCTTAGAGCTTTTTTCTCGCCTGAACATACGGCCTTGTAAAGTGCTATTATAAGGCCAGGGACGCAGTCATTAATTTGacaatgtttttgaaaaataataaatttgaattgaaatacaagATAGCAGAAAATTGGAAAATTGCCCACATGAATTGACTATTTTTAATTCGGATCAAAGTTACTACCATGTTACTACCGtccaaaattaatcaaaacgtATTCGTGctaaaaatgtttagaaccaaATTTCCTTTCGTTGTAAATTAAAGCCCGAATGGAATTTTGTCTATTATTCATTACATGAATagaaaattaaatcaataagtGAATGTAGTCTGAATCCAGACCGAAACGTGAATGATTACAGTGGAACATAAGTATTATATGTatacaaatgtaatttattaaaaaaatacaaatgtaggtaattaatttcAGTCTACGTAAATACAAGTGGTCATTATTTTGAACGGCTCATATCTAATTTGACAATTTTGCTATGACAAAAGATTCCATTTTAGACGATATTCAGGAATTCAGGATGGACTCGGGTACTCAGGTTACTCGGACATATTAATTTCGAATTATCAATTTTCCATTTGTAGGTGACTCAATGCCAGTAAATCGAAAAGTTTTACCTTACAGACTAGGTGGGCCCCACATTAAAGTTCTTGTCTGTATAGTCGGAGCTGTTTATGGTAGTGGATGAACCTGCCTGCTATTTATTAATCCACAAATTTTCCACGCGATCCGGATGACTTAATAATGATGACGACTTATGGATGATGCGTGTCTAAATGTACTACAATAttccgaaataaatattttgaatttgaatttaataaatAGGTAGAAGTAGGTACTTTGCTAGACATATTAATCTTTTTATACATAAGTTTAAAAGAAAACAGTAAACAGCCACTATCgaaaaataaagcaaaacaGCTGCTAGATCAGTTAGCAGCTAGGTGCCTTCTCAAATAACTATCTAACTAGCACGTCACCGGTGTTAGCGAAGGCCAGGTGGTTAACCGTTGTACTTGCAGCTACTGAGAGTTACCTATAAGAAGCCTATAAGGTCATATTTTATTCCTACGCCGTTGCGATGTATCTGCTCGTCATCACATCAATGaccaaaacaaaatgttttggGTACTTACCTCCTTAGGTATTTGATGAAATCTCCTAGCTCATATTATGCATTGAAGAACATTAAACGTGTTGAATTATTCTTGAAACATATAAGTACATTGTATTTTGCATCATTAAAGTAAACGTCACTCCAATAGGGTTTACTATCTATTTGGCCAAACGTTGATTTGACAAACGTGGTTTTGAcaaatgatgaaaataaaattaatagtttgctaaataataatttgttatatgattgtttgtcaaataaagagtttgtgaaatgatcaatTTGTGAAATGTGGTATTGCAAAACGattaatttgtgaaacaaaagtttgcgaaacgttgtatgttaaattaatataattatgttgaaacgtttgttgccaaatgattggatacCATTAAGTAGATGAAACCCTGCTGTCCCTTCTGGCACTAATGACATGAAGTTAAAGATGACGACTATTGGGTCACTGACCAGCACTCATACGTTTACCCTAACTGCCCTCTACGGATCACTTTAcaagttctatttttattcagTGTACTCTGATTTTATTCTCTAGGTTAATATTAGGAATGAACATTTACAACTTCATGTTAGGTTAACATGGTGTAGAATTCTAATATGTTACGTTACTCACGCAGCATGCAGTAGTGAAGTCTGTGAAGAGCAAAGAGAAGCGTGGGCACTGGCTGGACCACGCCGAGGAAAAATATGGGGCTTCACTGGTTGAAGACGTCAAGAGCCTGCTTCGAGTACTAGTACTGTTCATACCTCTACCCGTGTTCTGGGCCTTGTTTGACCAGCAGGTACGACCGTCACGTTgaacagtcgagttcataaacttgtgagcaaaaatttgatcacaaATACTTACTTCTGAACACGCTTCAACGCCGTTATAACAAtaagtcgtgttcagatatttttgatcaaatttttgtttacaagtttatgaactcgactgaaCAAGTTGTctttttctaattaaaaaataaacctattAAGTATTGTTAATTAATGAATCTTGAAATGATCAGGGCTCGAGATGGACGTTCCAAGCCGACAGAATGCACCAGGACATCGGTGGGTGGCAGCTAAAAGCTGACCAAATGCAAGTGCTCAACCCGTTGCTCATATTAATCTTTATCCCGCTGTTTGAAGTTGTAAgatctatttatttaagtatcataTTGATAAAGtgcttttaatttatgacggagTTAATCACTACGCTAATTTGTTTAAGGCAATATATCCATTCCTGACGTGGTGCAGACTTGTGAGGAAGCCCTTGCACAAGATGATTTGGGGTGGGATATTAGCTGCTTGTGCCTTTATTATCTCTGGCGTCGTCGAACTGAACCTTCTGGTatgctttattattataatgtacatataatgtactatttaaatGCAAAGTAACGCACCTGagtcaatattaaaaatataactcttattttttcatttcagccAACTTATGGTACTCCAGTATCAGCTGGTTTGGCACAACTAAGAGTATATAATGGATACAATTGCAACTTGACACTTAATTATCTAGAAAACAACGTCACTAATGAAGCTTCTATTGGACCACTAGGCGCATATGAACGTCTTGATTTGGTAGCCCAATATTCCATTGATTTACCGTATTCTTTACAAGGGCAAGCCAATTCGGAATGTGCAAATATAAGCTACAGTGGAATATTCCACTTGAAAGAAAAAACAGCGAACTCCTTCCAAGTTACTAATGAAGGTGTATATAATTTTACGGATAATAATGACAAAGCAATTGACTCAGTCGGTATAAGGTaagacattttttatttttatattttgtttgaacttaaatatttatcaatatatAAAATCACAACTCATCATGAACTTTAGCGCACGCctcttttttataatacttatcGTAAATACTGTTCCAAAATTTGTAAGTTTTCTCTTCTGACGCAAAATGTACTAATTTGCTTTCTTTTCCAATCAGCATCAAGCTATCGCCTTTCGTAGTGGTTGCTGgccaataatatttattcggCTGCCCTGCAGGCGTAGGATCACCTGTCTTTGCAAAATCAGTCCACCATTTTGCCATTTGTTTAATCAAAACTGTGTCTCTGTTGCTAGTTTCATTTCTTAGTAAAACGTAGTTTTCCCACATCGGTTCACATTTTAATATGTAGCATAATTCGTCTCCGCTTGCTGCTCCTTTGATGGCTAAGTTTGCCCCAGCTAACGAATTAGCTTTCATGGTATTAAATTTTcctacataattaaatttatacacAAACATTTTAGAGAATTTTAACTGTAAAAGAGTTTTAATGAACTTATACACGGGATATTTTTGTAGATCCGATGTATATTTTACAAACCTTTCCAACGATTTTTCTGATATTCCATCTTTAAAATATTCCTTTTTTATGGCCATCGCAATTCGTTCATATGTTTCCGACGTATAATCGTAATGACAACCATCTGAAAATGGTACCATAAATTTAAATGATTGTTTAAACATGTTTAAATATTGCGGGTTGTGTAGAAACGGTATCACTTCTGCAATACTTTCTTGACTGGTGAATCCAATAAGTAAAGGCATACTAGAGTTCAATTTTGTACGTCccgaaaaaaaatgttctggaCTGATGGTTAGTAAGGATTTGTTCGATTTCAATTCTATTGTTGGCATGAATGGAATTAATGGTCTTTGGAAATTCAAAAGCTCAATATTGTTGAAAATCTTTTGAGATGCTAAAATAATTTCGTCAGTGGATGCTCGTAACACGTTTTTAAAACCCCTTTTCGACAAGTTGTCGGCCAATGTTTTTAGTTCAAAACTTTCACTGCGTTGAAAATAAGATGGAGAAAATAATGCACCGCTTtgcaatatcatttttgaaaacAATGTTCGAGCTTTTGTCATTAACAGCGAAGAAAGGAAAGTAGCAGCCGATCCACTGCCCATGAttgttacttttgttttatCACCATTAAATTTATCAATATTCCTTTTTATCCATTTCAAAGCCATTACTATATCTTTCAATCCCATATTCGCATGTGTATCTGTTTCATTCACCTTTAAAAATCCAAATACTCCTATTCTGTGCGTTACGGTAACAAGTAGCA harbors:
- the LOC141434173 gene encoding peptide transporter family 1-like isoform X1; translated protein: MFAYFFPVLGAMIADGWLGRFKTILYLSLVYASGSVLISLTAMPPVGLPQLEFTIIALLLIAFGTGGIKPCVSAFGGDQFRLPEQERYLGYFFSLFYFAINAGSLISTFLTPILRADVHCFGDNDCYSLAFGVPGILMVVSILFFVAGKRLYIIKNPAGNVLVKVSSCIGHAVVKSVKSKEKRGHWLDHAEEKYGASLVEDVKSLLRVLVLFIPLPVFWALFDQQGSRWTFQADRMHQDIGGWQLKADQMQVLNPLLILIFIPLFEVAIYPFLTWCRLVRKPLHKMIWGGILAACAFIISGVVELNLLPTYGTPVSAGLAQLRVYNGYNCNLTLNYLENNVTNEASIGPLGAYERLDLVAQYSIDLPYSLQGQANSECANISYSGIFHLKEKTANSFQVTNEGVYNFTDNNDKAIDSVGIRFLVNTRGIAQISVIESSRNRTKLILNTSDREQKFIEKGRCDVIVDGEKVLTNYLFQTGAVYTINVYDDENGIYVANPVMITPANSVHILWLVPQYVVMTMGEVMFSVTGLEFSFTQAPTSMKSVLQSVWLLTVAFGNLIVVLIVEGNFLDAQWKEFFLFAGLMLIDMLIFTSMAFRYKYARPRSSTEDLAVEEIRMPEKTLPIKDID
- the LOC141434181 gene encoding juvenile hormone esterase-like, whose amino-acid sequence is MDESWVFVLLILIVKITCYEVEVRVKQGLIVGTTEASVLEGKRYYAFYGVPYARPPIKKLRFKDPVTPKKWKYPYDARAEFHGACAQPHIVQKHAKYGNEDCLYLNIYTPQLPKADSYNLKPVMVWIHGYAFASSFSHIYGADFLLDNDVLLVTVTHRIGVFGFLKVNETDTHANMGLKDIVMALKWIKRNIDKFNGDKTKVTIMGSGSAATFLSSLLMTKARTLFSKMILQSGALFSPSYFQRSESFELKTLADNLSKRGFKNVLRASTDEIILASQKIFNNIELLNFQRPLIPFMPTIELKSNKSLLTISPEHFFSGRTKLNSSMPLLIGFTSQESIAEVIPFLHNPQYLNMFKQSFKFMVPFSDGCHYDYTSETYERIAMAIKKEYFKDGISEKSLERFVKYTSDLQKYPVYKFIKTLLQLKFSKMFVYKFNYVGKFNTMKANSLAGANLAIKGAASGDELCYILKCEPMWENYVLLRNETSNRDTVLIKQMAKWWTDFAKTGDPTPAGQPNKYYWPATTTKGDSLMLIGKESKLVHFASEEKTYKFWNSIYDKYYKKEACAKVHDEL